A genomic stretch from Pochonia chlamydosporia 170 chromosome 4, whole genome shotgun sequence includes:
- a CDS encoding DNA polymerase epsilon catalytic subunit A (similar to Coccidioides immitis RS XP_001248123.1), with amino-acid sequence MPNTSLRKPQKGFRRGGKAAYHGQRTRTFAATSRAEGTSADEKWERTRLAQTIDENFGFGRYESGKKKEGWLVNVQPTAIEDERIPGGRAALDCYFIEHDGATFKATVEYEPYFLIAVKRGHESEVEEWVKRVPGDGVVKTIRRIEKDDLNMPNHLLGYRRTFLELKFANVNDLMAARRDIMPVAEKNKKNMNAMDAYAEVATANANFDLYDDDLRTDDRTTNSFAEASDYIVDIREYDVPYHVRVMIDLDIRVGKWYYVEVKHGVTKILPNEDRSLPADPVVLAFDIETTKLPLKFPDAAIDQIMMISYMIDGQGFLITNREIISEDIGDFDYTPKPEYPGPFMIFNEPNEKALIERFFLHVKEARPTVIATYNGDFFDWPFVEARASVNGIDMYQEIGWKKDSEDQFKCNYGVHMDCFHWVNRDSYLPQGSRGLKAVTVAKLGYDPDELDPELMTPYASERPQTLAEYSVSDAVATYFLYMKYVHPFIFSLCTILPLGGDDTLRKGTGTLCEMLLMVQAYQKEIVLPNKHQSPKEAFWDGHLLDSETYVGGHVESIEAGVFRADIPVDFAVDTGAVDELLRDLDAALKFVITVEEKKSLDDVENYDEVKEQISQRLMKLKETPNRNERPLIYHLDVASMYPNIMTTNRLQPDSMIDESDCAACDFNRPGKTCDRRLPWAWRGEYLPAKRDEYNMIRHALENEKFPGKTPHAPMRTFDDLSADEQAALVRKRLQIYSQKVYHKIHDSTTIVREAIICQRENPFYIDTVRDFRDRRYDYKGKAKVWKGKTETLKSSGAPAGEVDSAKKMIILYDSLQLAHKVILNSFYGYVMRKGSRWYSMEMAGVTCLTGATIIQLARQLVERLGRPLELDTDGIWCMLPATFPENFAFKLRNGKKLSISYPCVMLNHLVHDKFTNHQYQTLVDQKTFKYETHSDNSIFFEVDGPYKAMILPTSKEEDKNLKKRYAVFNDDGSLAELKGFEVKRRGELKLIKIFQQQIFKFFLEGEDLTQCYTAVAKVANRWLDVLHSKGSTLADEELMELISENRSMSKTLEEYGSQKSTSITTAKRLADFLGEQMVKDKGLNCKFIICSRPRNAPVTERAVPVAIFSAEESIKRTYLRKWLKEEPTDTDPRALLDWDYYLERLGSVIQKLITIPAALQKVRNPVPRVPHPDWLQRRINIKDDKMKQKKLTDLLAKEPLGDITNLNGPRMDDLEDYGSKLLKPKQVSTAIASSQPAPTVQKRKSPEPAENTDPMAALPKVMPNPSEDYPAFLKYQKQKWKIQKQARIRRRQLFGDRRGMTGNNIQQTFMKQAHITFMNTWQLLHLQATDSPGVVTAHVLIDAKIHTLKVNVPRQVFLNLKGSDLPDVDIAGCEVEQVNYTLPNGHPSSHLFKLTVPEDVYFNEAAKFSLLFNHPSVEGVYEKQVPLNIRAVLRLGNQCTIDEKQNAVLGKGLEQGFDLFGLKRPAKTRTYLESSPLAYIYLSHITAGERQIFGIFSTTSDQGHIIILQKNKDSGQDLPNVTRLYSEMLANRAAEVAGTNWQDCFAYQEKITFKITQVSTRRKAHLEISDVVKKMRKDEVRPQMMVIQSSQRNLLVHDIPVLGEFPVLPLKYNATDSSLPPLGWQAIVARRLVGHYLGLGSWILHLTALARYGDVPLCNLEREDPRFLIDIAYARRLQANGVVLWWSAGPRPDHAGYEKDDVLGPLDAVKMPNVNNPGTFASVCIDLDVRNLAINTILTSSLINELEGADSVSFNPTADGSETLASDNAFANAGVLVLREMVKAWWAEACKGSTMADVLVQHLVRWVENPDSFMYDRALHYYVQMMSRKAFQQLMADFRRVGSQVVFANANRLILQTTKAEVGNAFAYSQYIIKSIKSKPLFHFIDLEIKEYWDYLVWYDEFNYGGKGCQEVIEADEQNLETIMHWQMATFLPVRLQPTFQEWIIAFIQLMHSLKRPTGNDPDSTPRLTQLPNRNAENEENQIILGKAYEKPLKRAITGLISQQRRELLHPELAEDYSFPSLPGSHLTPRGPMLELVKSLMQVLSLDKNITLEARLLRKELLALFEVREFSKEGTFTNPSESLKLVQISCDSCTMARDLDLCRDEDLQGNDGRGWQCSFCSTEYDRVAIEERLLCMVESWTVEWATQDLKCARCGALRVNDLMEHCTCSGEWKEIVSREEITRKLKVMRKVAKYYGLRMLSDIVEGLFSDI; translated from the exons ATGCCCAACACAAGCTTGCGGAAGCCCCAAAAGGGCTTTCGTCGGGGTGGCAAAGCTGCATATCACGGCCAAAGAACACGTACTTTTGCCGCTACGTCACGAGCAGAAGGAACTTCAGCAGACGAGAAATGGGAGCGTACAAGGCTTGCTCAAACGATAGACGAGAACTTCGGTTTCGGAAGATATGAAAGtggaaaaaagaaggaaggaTGGCTTGTGAATGTTCAGCCCACTGCCATTGAGGATGAGAGAATACCCGGCGGAAGGGCGGCGTTAGACTGCTACTTCATCGAACATGACGGTGCAACGTTCAAAGCGACTGTCGAATATGAGCCATACTTTCTTATTGCAGTGAAGAGGGGTCACGAATCGGAGGTTGAGGAATGGGTCAAACGAGTTCCAGGCGATGGTGTCGTCAAGACTATTCGCAGAATAGAGAAGGATGATTTAAATATGCCTAATCATCTTCTCGGATATCGACGAACGTTTTTGGAGCTCAAgtttgccaatgtcaacgACCTCATGGCTGCCAGGAGGGATATTATGCCCGTGGCcgagaagaacaagaagaataTGAATGCCATGGATGCATACGCAGAAGTTGCTAC AGCCAATGCCAACTTCGACCTTTACGATGATGATTTACGAACTGATGACAGAACGACCAACTCATTCGCCGAGGCGAGTGACTACATTGTTGATATTCGCGAATATGATGTACCATATCACGTGAGAGTAATGATAGACTTGG ATATACGAGTTGGCAAATGGTACTACGTCGAAGTGAAGCACGGAGTGACCAAAATTCTGCCCAACGAGGACCGATCTCTTCCAGCGGATCCGGTAGTTTTAGCATTCGACATTGAGACCACGAAGCTTCCGTTAAAATTTCCCGACGCAGCCATCGACCAAATTATGATGATTTCATACATGATTGACGGGCAAGGATTCTTGATTACAAACCGAGAAATCATCTCTGAAGATATTGGAGACTTCGACTACACACCCAAACCAGAATACCCAGGACCATTTATGATCTTCAATGAACCAAATGAGAAGGCTCTTATCGAGCGATTCTTTCTTCACGTCAAAGAAGCTAGACCTACTGTTATCGCTACTTACAACGGTGACTTTTTCGATTGGCCGTTTGTCGAAGCGAGAGCGAGCGTCAATGGTATCGACATGTACCAAGAAATCGGGTGGAAGAAAGACAGCGAGGATCAGTTCAAATGCAACTACGGTGTCCATATGGACTGCTTCCACTGGGTCAATCGTGACTCTTATCTGCCTCAGGGTTCTCGAGGTCTGAAAGCTGTAACAGTAGCCAAGCTGGGATACGATCCGGATGAACTTGATCCGGAGTTGATGACGCCCTACGCCAGCGAGCGACCGCAAACACTGGCCGAGTACTCAGTGTCTGATGCCGTCGCTACGTATTTCCTGTATATGAAATACGTTCAccccttcatcttctctcTGTGTACCATCCTGCCcttgggtggtgatgatacCCTCAGAAAGGGAACTGGAACGCTGTGTGAGATGTTGCTCATGGTCCAGGCATATCAGAAGGAAATTGTACTTCCCAACAAACACCAATCTCCCAAGGAAGCCTTTTGGGATGGGCATCTGTTAGATTCAGAGACATATGTCGGAGGACACGTCGAAAGTATCGAGGCTGGTGTCTTCAGAGCTGACATTCCCGTGGACTTCGCTGTCGACACGGGGGCAGTTGATGAATTGCTTCGTGACCTGGATGCCGCTCTAAAATTTGTCATTACcgtggaagagaagaagtcactggatgatgttgaaaacTACGATGAAGTCAAGGAACAAATTTCACAGAGATTAATGAAGCTCAAGGAAACACCAAACCGAAATGAAAGGCCACTCATTTATCACTTGGACGTTGCCTCTATGTATCCCAATATCATGACAACAAACCGACTTCAACCTGATTCCATGATTGACGAGTCGGATTGTGCAGCTTGCGATTTCAACCGACCTGGAAAGACTTGCGATCGAAGACTGCCCTGGGCCTGGAGAGGAGAGTATCTTCCTGCCAAGCGAGACGAATACAACATGATTCGACATGCTTTAGAAAATGAAAAGTTCCCAGGAAAGACGCCACATGCGCCAATGCGTACATTTGACGACCTGAGCGCCGACGAGCAGGCCGCTCTGGTGCGAAAGCGTCTCCAGATATACTCACAAAAGGTATACCACAAGATCCATGATTCCACTACCATCGTccgagaagccatcatctGCCAAAGGGAAAATCCTTTCTATATTGATACCGTGCGAGACTTCCGTGATCGACGATACGACTATAAAGGAAAGGCCAAAGTCTGGAAGGGCAAGACGGAAACTCTCAAATCATCCGGTGCGCCTGCGGGTGAAGTTGATTCTGCCAAGAAAATGATCATTTTGTATGATTCTCTGCAGTTGGCACACAAGGTTATTCTAAACTCCTTTTATGGCTACGTCATGAGGAAAGGTTCACGATGGTATTCCATGGAGATGGCCGGTGTTACCTGCTTGACCGGAGCGACAATCATCCAGCTGGCTCGACAGCTCGTGGAACGTTTGGGAAGACCTCTGGAATTGGACACTGATGGTATCTGGTGCATGTTGCCGGCAACATTTCCCGAGAACTTTGCCTTCAAGTTGAGGAACGGCAAGAAGCTCTCCATCTCATATCCTTGTGTCATGTTGAaccatcttgtccatgacaAATTCACCAATCACCAATATCAGACACTGGTAGACCAGAAGACATTCAAGTACGAAACTCATAGCGATAACTCCATCTTCTTTGAAGTCGACGGTCCGTACAAGGCAATGATTCTACCGACctcaaaagaagaagacaaaaatTTAAAGAAGCGATATGCAGTTTTCAACGACGATGGTAGTCTTGCCGAATTGAAGGGTTTCGAGGTGAAGAGACGTGGtgagctcaagctcatcaaaATCTTCCAACAGCAAATTTTCAAGTTCTTCCTAGAAGGCGAGGATCTGACGCAATGCTACACTGCTGTTGCCAAAGTTGCAAATCGATGGCTTGATGTTCTCCACAGCAAAGGGTCAACCTTGGCGGATGAAGAGCTCATGGAGTTGATTTCGGAAAACCGAAGCATGTCCAAAACTTTGGAAGAGTATGGCTCGCAGAAATCCACCAGTATTACCACGGCCAAGCGTCTCGCGGACTTCTTGGGCGAGCAAATGGTCAAGGATAAAGGTCTAAACTGTAAATTCATCATTTGTTCAAGGCCACGCAACGCACCCGTCACAGAGCGTGCTGTTCCGGTGGCCATCTTCTCAGCAGAAGAGTCGATCAAAAGGACGTACTTGAGAAAGTGGCTCAAGGAGGAGCCCACGGATACTGACCCGAGAGCCCTCCTGGATTGGGATTACTATCTGGAGCGTCTAGGGTCAGTTATTCAGAAACTGATCACAATCCCAGCTGCTTTGCAAAAGGTCCGAAATCCAGTTCCTCGAGTGCCTCACCCTGACTGGCTTCAAAGGCgtatcaacatcaaggacgacaaaatgaagcagaagaagctcaCAGACCTGTTGGCTAAAGAACCCCTGGGTGACATCACGAATCTCAATGGTCCACGAATGGACGACTTGGAAGACTATGGATCCAAACTCCTGAAGCCAAAGCAAGTAAGCACAGCAATTGCCTCCTCGcaaccagcaccaacggTTCAAAAACGCAAATCACCAGAACCTGCCGAGAATACGGATCCCATGGCTGCGCTACCTAAAGTCATGCCAAACCCGTCTGAAGATTATCCCGCCTTCTTGAAATATCAGAAACAAAAGTGGAAAATTCAGAAGCAAGCGCGGATACGCCGAAGGCAGCTGTTCGGCGACAGGCGAGGCATGACTGGCAACAATATTCAGCAGACGTTCATGAAACAGGCACACATCACATTCATGAATACGTGGCAGCTGCTACACTTGCAAGCCACTGATAGCCCTGGTGTTGTTACTGCCCATGTTTTGATTGATGCAAAAATTCATACTCTGAAAGTCAACGTCCCTCGGCAGGTATTCCTCAATCTGAAGGGCAGCGACCTTCCGGATGTTGACATTGCAGGCTGCGAGGTAGAGCAAGTCAACTACACTCTTCCAAATGGCCATCCTTCCAGCCATCTCTTTAAGCTTACAGTTCCTGAGGACGTTTATTTCAATGAAGCAGCCAAATTCTCTCTTTTGTTCAACCACCCTAGCGTGGAGGGCGTCTACGAGAAACAAGTACCACTGAACATTCGAGCTGTGCTCCGCCTTGGAAACCAATGTACCATTGATGAAAAACAAAATGCAGTACTTGGCAAGGGTCTAGAACAGGGCTTTGATCTGTTTGGTTTGAAACGGCCAGCAAAGACTAGAACTTACCTGGAGTCATCTCCCTTGGCTTACATTTATCTTTCTCACATCACAGCTGGTGAGCGTCAGATCTTCGGTATCTTCTCAACTACATCGGATCAGggccacatcatcatccttcaGAAAAACAAGGACTCTGGGCAAGACCTCCCCAATGTTACGAGACTGTATTCTGAAATGTTAGCCAATCGGGCAGCAGAGGTTGCCGGTACCAACTGGCAAGACTGCTTCGCCTACCAGGAAAAGATCACGTTCAAGATAACACAAGTGTCTACTCGCCGAAAAGCGCATCTAGAGATCAGCGACGTCGTCAAAAAGATGCGAAAAGACGAGGTCCGACCGCAAATGATGGTGATCCAATCTTCACAGCGCAACCTGCTCGTCCATGACATTCCTGTCCTGGGAGAATTCCCCGTCTTGCCGTTGAAGTATAATGCAACAGATAGTTCCCTCCCGCCGCTTGGCTGGCAAGCTATTGTTGCCCGCAGACTTGTCGGTCATtatcttggccttggctcATGGATATTACATCTTACTGCACTTGCGAGATATGGTGATGTTCCATTGTGTAACTTGGAACGGGAGGATCCTCGATTCCTGATCGATATTGCCTATGCTCGTCGTCTACAGGCCAATGGAGTCGTTCTCTGGTGGTCAGCTGGTCCTCGACCGGACCACGCTGGCTATGAAAAGGATGATGTCCTTGGTCCTCTCGATGCTGTCAAGATGCCCAATGTCAATAATCCAGGTACTTTTGCCTCGGTGTGCATAGACTTGGATGTACGGAACCTTGCGATCAACACGATACTGACCTCTTCACTCATCAACGAACTGGAGGGGGCAGACTCGGTGTCGTTCAACCCGACGGCCGATGGATCCGAAACGTTGGCTTCTGAtaatgcctttgccaacgctGGTGTTCTCGTTCTGCGCGAGATGGTCAAAGCCTGGTGGGCAGAGGCCTGCAAAGGTAGCACCATGGCAGACGTTTTGGTTCAACACCTTGTCCGTTGGGTAGAGAACCCAGACTCGTTCATGTACGACAGAGCATTACACTACTACGTACAAATGATGTCTCGCAAGGCCTTCCAGCAACTCATGGCAGATTTCAGACGAGTTGGGTCACAGGTTGTTTTTGCGAATGCCAACCGCTTGATTCTCCAGACAACGAAAGCTGAAGTTGGCAATGCTTTTGCCTACAGCCAGTACATCATCAAGTCGATCAAGAGTAAGCCCCTGTTTCACTTTATTGATCTTGAGATCAAAGAGTACTGGGACTACCTGGTGTGGTACGACGAATTTAACTATGGCGGCAAGGGGTGCCAGGAGGTCATTGAAGCAGACGAACAGAACCTCGAAACCATCATGCATTGGCAAATGGCCACTTTTCTCCCTGTACGACTGCAGCCGACGTTCCAGGAATGGATCATTGCGTTTATACAACTCATGCACAGCCTCAAACGGCCTACGGGCAATGATCCCGACTCAACCCCTCGCCTTACACAGCTGCCCAACCGCAATGCCGAAAACGAGGAGAATCAAATAATCCTTGGGAAGGCATACGAGAAGCCACTGAAAAGGGCAATCACCGGTCTGATAAGTCAGCAAAGGCGAGAGCTCCTGCACCCAGAACTAGCAGAAGACTATAGCTTCCCTAGTCTGCCTGGTTCTCACTTGACTCCGCGAGGCCCAATGCTAGAGTTGGTCAAGTCACTCATGCAAGTACTCTCTCTTGATAAGAACATTACTCTCGAAGCCCGTCTACTGCGTAAGGAGCTCTTGGCATTATTCGAAGTCCGAGAATTCTCCAAAGAAGGCACCTTTACAAACCCCTCAGAGAGTCTTAAGCTCGTTCAAATCTCATGCGACAGCTGCACCATGGCCCGTGACTTGGACCTCTGCAGAGATGAAGATCTGCAGGGAAATGACGGCCGAGGCTGGCAATGCAGTTTCTGCAGCACAGAGTACGACCGTGTTGCTATTGAAGAGAGATTGCTGTGCATGGTCGAGTCTTGGACGGTGGAATGGGCAACGCAGGATCTCAAATGTGCTCGTTGTGGTGCCTTGCGAGTGAATGATTTAATGGAGCATTGTACATGCAGTGGGGAGTGGAAGGAGATTGTGTCTCGAGAGGAGATTACCCGAAAGTTAAAGGTCATGAGGAAGGTGGCCAAATATTATGGgctgaggatgttgagcGATATTGTTGAAGGTCTGTTTTCGGATATTTGA
- a CDS encoding Zn(2)-C6 fungal-type DNA-binding domain-containing protein (similar to Metarhizium robertsii ARSEF 23 XP_007820950.1), with product MNKSIPHILRQYPAFNCITKPTKLHNLQEEQFKKPRMRLKRGLERESCDFCHRRKIKCNRAARVSQGETTCSQCDLRQIPCNIDDSNDIRIQRRKQTERTDLDTSNTRSSQEPGVAAFKDVPPTSALDATVTSLPPHDTSFAGTPSFLLSDSLFDLSADSILFLDQIFMGDLSSEWNTPLSFAPSHTQTSSEALSPDDHLHQELWINCGIDSEIFKSALKLYFTHAALCLPILLEDAFWEDYEANRCCHALIYAIACRGIPFTNIPNKWEIQQRLATKFKECFFEHQSSGRGTTHLDDIEALALMANFKYENTSSPIPTHMEALFLSHDSLVMMTLQYRLEGETSSEMPSRAADRRILLFWHVYGLDAFNNLDYKRPSRIPETDIEATPKILLPKMETHGYLDAILSLAIIARNMLQRLCNTATRRHGVKPADIEALYGQIENWKTSFPSYLQHDFKDEISPAPKADYYIQLQRCVLYLLQVNCYLQIEGFVDAFGICKESKMDAEMTHFKVEYESLRTVRAAIDVCKWMERYDERSDATYALVDLAPNILRDICAGLGVWMSIRGKRLVEDCSVSRFVVKLKGLSAEDAKRQTLEEYVAMGEVFRDSVKRAVSHADTGMTLERIDMFWGPFRDSMDELTGIEKVLVHERRIAMA from the coding sequence ATGAACAAGAGCATTCCGCATATCCTCCGCCAATATCCCGCGTTTAATTGCATCACGAAGCCGACAAAACTCCATAACCTACAGGAAGAACAATTTAAAAAGCCAAGAATGCGGTTAAAACGCGGACTAGAGCGCGAATCGTGCGATTTCTGTCACAGACGAAAAATCAAGTGTAACCGAGCTGCTCGAGTTTCTCAAGGCGAAACGACCTGCTCTCAGTGCGATTTGCGACAGATTCCGTGCAATATCGACGATTCTAATGACATTCGTATTCAAAGGAGAAAACAAACTGAGAGAACTGATCTTGATACCTCGAACACAAGAAGCTCCCAAGAACCCGGTGTTGCCGCTTTCAAAGACGTTCCGCCAACATCAGCTCTAGATGCAACTGTGACAAGTCTCCCGCCGCACGATACTTCTTTTGCTGGTACACCATCTTTCTTGTTATCAGATAGCCTGTTCGACTTGAGCGCGGACAGTATCCTATTCCTTGATCAAATCTTCATGGGGGATCTATCCTCAGAATGGAACACGCCACTGAGCTTCGCACCAAGCCATACCCAGACTTCATCCGAAGCACTCTCCCCAGATGACCACCTTCACCAAGAACTGTGGATAAACTGTGGCATAGATTCAGAAATCTTCAAGTCTGCCCTCAAGCTGTACTTTACCCACGCAGCATTATGCCTGCCAATCCTCCTAGAAGACGCCTTCTGGGAAGACTACGAAGCAAACCGATGCTGCCACGCCCTCATATACGCCATTGCCTGTCGCGGCATTCCCTTTACCAACATTCCCAACAAGTGGGAAATCCAACAGCGCCTGGCaaccaagttcaaggaaTGCTTTTTCGAGCACCAGTCCTCCGGCCGCGGTACCACCCACTTAGacgacattgaagctcttgcTCTCATGGCAAACTTCAAATACGAAAACACATCATCCCCCATACCAACACACATGGAAGCTCTATTCCTTTCACACGACTCCCTCGTAATGATGACGCTGCAGTACCGTCTCGAGGGTGAGACTTCCTCAGAAATGCCATCTCGAGCCGCTGACCGTCGAATACTCTTATTCTGGCACGTCTACGGCCTAGATGCCTTCAACAACCTTGACTACAAAAGACCCTCGCGAATCCCCGAAACAGACATCGAAGCAACGCCTAAGATTTTACTACCCAAAATGGAAACGCACGGCTACTTAGATGCCATTCTGTCCCTGGCCATTATTGCTCGAAACATGCTACAGAGACTATGTAACACCGCGACGAGAAGACATGGCGTCAAACCAGCAGATATAGAGGCTCTCTATGGGCAGATTGAAAACTGGAAAACCAGTTTTCCGAGCTACTTGCAACACGACTTCAAAGATGAAATTTCCCCGGCACCAAAGGCAGACTACTACATACAACTGCAGCGGTGCGTGCTGTATCTCCTACAAGTAAATTGCTACCTGCAAATCGAAGGCTTCGTCGACGCATTCGGAATCTGTAAAGAGTCCAAGATGGACGCAGAAATGACCCATTTCAAAGTCGAATACGAGAGCCTACGCACTGTCAGGGCTGCTATCGACGTGTGTAAGTGGATGGAACGCTATGACGAGAGGAGTGATGCAACATACGCGCTAGTTGATTTGGCGCCCAACATTCTGCGGGATATTTGTGCTGGTTTAGGCGTGTGGATGAGCATACGGGGGAAGAGGCTGGTCGAGGATTGTAGTGTCTCCCGGTTTGTTGTGAAGTTGAAGGGATTGAGTGCGGAGGATGCGAAGAGGCAGACGCTAGAGGAGTATGTTGCTATGGGTGAGGTGTTTCGGGACTCTGTCAAGAGAGCTGTATCGCATGCAGATACGGGGATGACGTTGGAGCGAATTGATATGTTTTGGGGGCCGTTTCGAGATAGTATGGACGAGTTGACCGGTATTGAGAAAGTTCTTGTTCATGAGCGAAGGATTGCAATGGCGTGA
- a CDS encoding RTA1 domain-containing protein (similar to Cordyceps militaris CM01 XP_006665700.1) has protein sequence MIQRHDPQARIKYIGPRLFATLFILGDFACLCFIGCGGSLAAIYADSPVGINLMIAGLATQVLFTDKLGASVTAACLFIRSCWRVAELSEGFNGPLASKEGIFIALDSLPMVAMSVLLTLLHPQYWFGHGSQPNKLVDEYNLVGNMRSV, from the exons ATGATCCAGCGACACGATCCCCAGGCACGAATAAAGTACATAGGCCCTCGACTCTTTGCTACCCTTTTTATCCTAGGGGATTTTGCTTGCCTCTGCTTTATAGGATGTGGGGGATCTCTTGCAGCCATTTACGCGGATAGTCCTGTTGGCATAAATCTGATGATAGCTGGGTTGGCTACACAGGTTTTGTTTACG GACAAACTAGGTGCCTCAGTTACCGCGGCCTGCCTCTTCATCCGCTCGTGTTGGCGTGTCGCTGAGTTAAGTGAGGGGTTCAACGGTCCGCTAGCGTCCAAGGAAGGGATTTTTATTGCGTTGGATAGTCTTCCTATGGTTGCTATGTCTGTTTTGCTGACATTGTTACATCCACAGTACTGGTTTGGGCATGGAAGTCAGCCAAACAAGCTGGTGGACGAATACAATCTTGTGGGCAATATGAGGAGTGTGTAA